Proteins from one Ricinus communis isolate WT05 ecotype wild-type chromosome 9, ASM1957865v1, whole genome shotgun sequence genomic window:
- the LOC8288696 gene encoding G-type lectin S-receptor-like serine/threonine-protein kinase At4g27290 isoform X3, whose amino-acid sequence MKLKQIQIRNFLRSGYMSPEYAIDGLYSVKSDVFSFGVMVLEIVSGKRNRGFCHPEHHLNLLGHAWKLHKAGRTFELIAASVIDSCYESEVLRSIQIGLLCVQRSPEDRPSMSNVVLMLGSEGTLPEPRQPGFFTERDIIEAKSSSSNHKLCSPNGLTISSLGAR is encoded by the exons ATGAAACTGAAGCAAATACAAATAAG GAATTTCCTTCGCAGTGGTTACATGTCGCCAGAGTATGCTATTGATGGTCTCTACTCAGTGAAATCTGATGTGTTTAGCTTTGGTGTAATGGTGCTAGAGATAGTGAGCGGCAAAAGAAACAGAGGATTTTGTCATCCTGAGCACCATCTTAACCTTCTTGGGCAT GCATGGAAACTACATAAGGCAGGGAGAACTTTTGAGTTGATTGCGGCGTCAGTGATAGATTCATGCTACGAATCTGAAGTGCTAAGATCGATTCAAATTGGTTTACTATGCGTGCAAAGAAGTCCAGAAGATAGGCCAAGTATGTCGAATGTGGTACTTATGTTGGGCAGCGAAGGTACCTTGCCTGAGCCTAGACAACCAGGATTCTTCACTGAAAGAGATATTATTGAAGCCAAATCTTCATCAAGTAACCACAAACTATGTTCACCTAATGGTCTCACTATTTCATCATTAGGGGCACGTTGA
- the LOC8288696 gene encoding G-type lectin S-receptor-like serine/threonine-protein kinase At4g27290 isoform X4 codes for MSPEYAIDGLYSVKSDVFSFGVMVLEIVSGKRNRGFCHPEHHLNLLGHAWKLHKAGRTFELIAASVIDSCYESEVLRSIQIGLLCVQRSPEDRPSMSNVVLMLGSEGTLPEPRQPGFFTERDIIEAKSSSSNHKLCSPNGLTISSLGAR; via the exons ATGTCGCCAGAGTATGCTATTGATGGTCTCTACTCAGTGAAATCTGATGTGTTTAGCTTTGGTGTAATGGTGCTAGAGATAGTGAGCGGCAAAAGAAACAGAGGATTTTGTCATCCTGAGCACCATCTTAACCTTCTTGGGCAT GCATGGAAACTACATAAGGCAGGGAGAACTTTTGAGTTGATTGCGGCGTCAGTGATAGATTCATGCTACGAATCTGAAGTGCTAAGATCGATTCAAATTGGTTTACTATGCGTGCAAAGAAGTCCAGAAGATAGGCCAAGTATGTCGAATGTGGTACTTATGTTGGGCAGCGAAGGTACCTTGCCTGAGCCTAGACAACCAGGATTCTTCACTGAAAGAGATATTATTGAAGCCAAATCTTCATCAAGTAACCACAAACTATGTTCACCTAATGGTCTCACTATTTCATCATTAGGGGCACGTTGA
- the LOC107262030 gene encoding cyclin-D6-1-like produces the protein MAPRAKRKNIYTQPLPILESHELKSYLIEESESLDAEAYNNPDIRILRAKVALLVAENSMNDQFDASIPYLAMNYFDRFISRHTLPTLGKKDVDYRVLVLAISCLCVAWKMRNKSFRNSIFLKFRPNLNVKINDINKVEVLVLKVLGWRAYCVNALCFLSNFLPLVEELDERFKANVIELIIQSQGDINFTQFKPSVIAASAIFASCNGLYSVHKEDFTSADLKLDPAKLNACELMMADFGYRMSVPTVSTRVTESPDVIFEIEEVEEKDPMNFELKWTSDEFQDLTIDPSLFPPENGDCLRAILEKLNCCICCTKMD, from the exons ATGGCGCCAAGAGCAAAgcgaaaaaatatatacaccCAGCCATTACCAATTCTTGAGTCGCATGAATTGAAAAGTTACTTAATTGAAGAATCTGAGTCTTTGGACGCTGAAGCCTATAATAACCCAGACATTCGGATTCTTAGAGCGAAAGTTGCCTTGTTGGTCGCTGAA AATTCAATGAACGATCAATTCGATGCATCCATTCCATATCTTGCCATGAATTACTTCGATCGTTTCATTTCAAGACATACATTGCCG ACTCTGGGGAAGAAAGATGTTGATTATCGTGTTCTTGTCCTAGCAATCAGTTGCCTGTGTGTTGCTTGGAAGATGAGGAACAAATCCTTCAGAAACAGCATATTCTTG AAATTCAGGCCAAATCTGAACgtcaaaataaatgatatcaACAAGGTCGAGGTTCTGGTTCTCAAAGTACTTGGATGGCGTGCCTACTGTGTAAATGCCCTATGCTTCCTGTCCAACTTCCTGCCTTTAGTAGAAGAACTAGATGAGAGGTTCAAAGCAAATGTCATCGAGCTaataattcaatcacaaggag ACATAAACTTTACACAATTCAAGCCTTCAGTCATAGCTGCATCAGCTATTTTCGCTAGCTGCAATGGCCTTTATTCGGTGCACAAGGAAGATTTCACCAGCGCAGATCTCAAATTG GATCCAGCTAAACTGAATGCCTGCGAGCTGATGATGGCTGATTTTGGCTATAGAATGTCAGTCCCAACTGTGAGTACTAGAGTTACTGAAAGCCCAGACGTTATATTTGAGATAGAAGAGGTGGAAGAAAAAGACCCGATGAATTTTGAACTGAAGTGGACGAGTGATGAGTTTCAGGACCTGACAATAGATCCATCTCTATTTCCACCTGAAAATGGAGACTGTCTCAGAGCTATTCTAGAGAAGTTAAACTGCTGTATCTGCTGTACGAAGATGGATTGA
- the LOC8288696 gene encoding G-type lectin S-receptor-like serine/threonine-protein kinase At4g27290 isoform X1 produces the protein MDCIPILLCCYLLLCTTIYTAADTMNRTRSIRDGESLVSPSGVFKLGFFSPGTSKDRYLGIWYNKIPIVTVVWVANRENPVTDLSSVLKINDQGNLIIVTKNDSIIWSSNSKSFARDPVAQLLDSGNFIVKDLGYNNSEVYLWQSFDYPSDTLLPGMKIGRNRVTGLDANISSWKTPDDPARGKFTFGFDHSGYPELILRKDSTRLYRTGPWNGLRFSGTPALEPNPIFSNGFSFNEDEVFYKYELLNSSLFSRMVISQEGYLEQFVWISRLHEWSLYLTLVVDQCDFYSQCGAYGICNIVKSPMCSCLKEFVPKIPRDWYMLDWSSGCVRQTPLTCSQDGFLKFSAVKLPDTRESWSNVAGSMVMDMSLNDCSFLCTRNCNCTAYANLDVRGGGSDCLLWFSDLLDIREYTEGGQDIYVRMAASELVHNNLQNTTTPTSNVQKYRKVVVSSVLSMGLLLLVLALILYWKRKRQKNRRMTGILERNTNNKGQKEDLEVTLFDMGTIACATNNFTLINKLGEGGFGPVYKGILRDGQEIAVKKLSKNSRQGLDEFKNEVMYIAKLQHRNLVKILGCCIQADERMLVYEFMPNKSLDFFIFDQAQCTLLDWPKRYHIISGIARGLLYLHQDSRLRIIHRDLKAGNILLDCEMNPKISDFGLARSFGGNETEANTNKVVGTYGYMSPEYAIDGLYSVKSDVFSFGVMVLEIVSGKRNRGFCHPEHHLNLLGHAWKLHKAGRTFELIAASVIDSCYESEVLRSIQIGLLCVQRSPEDRPSMSNVVLMLGSEGTLPEPRQPGFFTERDIIEAKSSSSNHKLCSPNGLTISSLGAR, from the exons ATGGACTGCATCCCTATACTTCTCTGCTGCTATTTGTTGCTCTGTACAACAATATACACTGCTGCTGACACCATGAATAGAACTCGATCTATCAGAGATGGTGAGTCCTTGGTATCACCTAGTGGAGTCTTTAAGTTGGGATTTTTCAGCCCAGGTACCTCCAAGGACCGATACTTGGGTATCTGGTACAACAAAATCCCTATCGTGACCGTAGTCTGGGTTGCCAACAGAGAAAACCCCGTCACAGATTTATCAAGTGTTTTAAAGATTAATGATCAAGGAAATCTAATCATTGTCACAAAAAATGACAGCATCATTTGGTCTTCCAACTCCAAAAGTTTTGCAAGGGATCCTGTTGCACAGCTTTTGGATTCAGGAAACTTTATTGTCAAAGATCTGGGTTATAATAATTCCGAAGTTTACTTGTGGCAGAGTTTTGACTATCCATCTGATACATTATTGCCTGGAATGAAGATTGGAAGGAATAGAGTAACAGGCTTAGATGCTAATATATCATCATGGAAGACGCCTGATGATCCTGCTCGAGGTAAGTTTACATTTGGGTTTGATCATAGTGGTTATCCTGAATTGATCTTAAGAAAAGATTCAACTAGGCTTTATCGCACTGGGCCATGGAATGGTTTGCGGTTCAGTGGTACACCTGCTCTAGAACCAAACCCCATTTTTAGCAATGGGTTCTCTTTTAATGAGGACGAGGTGTTCTACAAATATGAGCTTCTTAACAGCTCACTCTTTTCAAGGATGGTGATAAGCCAGGAGGGATATCTGGAGCAGTTTGTCTGGATTAGTCGATTACATGAGTGGAGTCTTTATCTTACATTAGTAGTAGACCAGTGTGACTTCTATTCGCAGTGTGGTGCATATGGTATCTGCAATATTGTAAAATCTCCAATGTGTAGTTGCTTGAAAGAATTTGTACCGAAAATTCCAAGAGACTGGTACATGTTGGATTGGTCAAGTGGTTGTGTTAGACAAACCCCGCTAACTTGCTCTCAAGATGGGTTTCTAAAGTTTTCTGCAGTAAAGTTGCCAGACACACGAGAATCTTGGTCTAACGTTGCTGGTTCAATGGTAATGGACATGTCTCTTAACGATTGCAGTTTCTTGTGCACGAGGAATTGCAACTGTACAGCTTATGCAAATTTGGACGTTAGGGGAGGAGGAAGTGATTGCTTGCTTTGGTTTAGTGACTTGCTTGATATTAGAGAATATACTGAAGGCGGACAGGATATTTATGTGAGGATGGCTGCATCAGAATTAG TTCACAACAACCTTCAGAATACTACTACTCCTACATCCAATGTCCAGAAATATAGAAAAGTTGTTGTAAGCTCTGTATTATCTATGGGATTGCTGCTTTTGGTCCTGGCCCTGATCTTGTACtggaaaaggaagaggcagaAAAATA GAAGAATGACAGGTATTCTGGAAAGAAATACAAATAACAAGGGCCAGAAAGAAGATCTAGAAGTAACATTGTTTGACATGGGCACAATTGCTTGCGCAACAAATAACTTTACTCTCATTAATAAACTTGGTGAAGGAGGTTTTGGCCCTGTTTATAAG GGAATATTGAGAGATGGACAGGAAATAGCTGTGAAGAAGCTCTCAAAGAATTCAAGACAAGGACTAGATGAGTTCAAGAACGAAGTCATGTATATTGCGAAATTACAGCACCGAAATTTAGTGAAGATCCTAGGATGTTGCATTCAAGCAGATGAGAGGATGTTGGTTTATGAGTTTATGCCTAATAAAAGCTTGgacttctttatttttg ATCAAGCACAGTGCACACTACTAGATTGGCCTAAGCGCTACCATATTATCAGTGGGATTGCTCGTGGACTACTTTACCTTCATCAAGATTCAAGACTCAGAATAATTCATAGAGATCTAAAAGCTGGAAATATTTTACTAGATTGTGAAATGAACCCTAAAATCTCAGACTTTGGACTAGCCAGAAGTTTTGGCGGAAATGAAACTGAAGCAAATACAAATAAGGTTGTGGGAACATA TGGTTACATGTCGCCAGAGTATGCTATTGATGGTCTCTACTCAGTGAAATCTGATGTGTTTAGCTTTGGTGTAATGGTGCTAGAGATAGTGAGCGGCAAAAGAAACAGAGGATTTTGTCATCCTGAGCACCATCTTAACCTTCTTGGGCAT GCATGGAAACTACATAAGGCAGGGAGAACTTTTGAGTTGATTGCGGCGTCAGTGATAGATTCATGCTACGAATCTGAAGTGCTAAGATCGATTCAAATTGGTTTACTATGCGTGCAAAGAAGTCCAGAAGATAGGCCAAGTATGTCGAATGTGGTACTTATGTTGGGCAGCGAAGGTACCTTGCCTGAGCCTAGACAACCAGGATTCTTCACTGAAAGAGATATTATTGAAGCCAAATCTTCATCAAGTAACCACAAACTATGTTCACCTAATGGTCTCACTATTTCATCATTAGGGGCACGTTGA
- the LOC8288696 gene encoding G-type lectin S-receptor-like serine/threonine-protein kinase At4g27290 isoform X2, whose amino-acid sequence MDCIPILLCCYLLLCTTIYTAADTMNRTRSIRDGESLVSPSGVFKLGFFSPGTSKDRYLGIWYNKIPIVTVVWVANRENPVTDLSSVLKINDQGNLIIVTKNDSIIWSSNSKSFARDPVAQLLDSGNFIVKDLGYNNSEVYLWQSFDYPSDTLLPGMKIGRNRVTGLDANISSWKTPDDPARGKFTFGFDHSGYPELILRKDSTRLYRTGPWNGLRFSGTPALEPNPIFSNGFSFNEDEVFYKYELLNSSLFSRMVISQEGYLEQFVWISRLHEWSLYLTLVVDQCDFYSQCGAYGICNIVKSPMCSCLKEFVPKIPRDWYMLDWSSGCVRQTPLTCSQDGFLKFSAVKLPDTRESWSNVAGSMVMDMSLNDCSFLCTRNCNCTAYANLDVRGGGSDCLLWFSDLLDIREYTEGGQDIYVRMAASELVHNNLQNTTTPTSNVQKYRKVVVSSVLSMGLLLLVLALILYWKRKRQKNRRMTGILERNTNNKGQKEDLEVTLFDMGTIACATNNFTLINKLGEGGFGPVYKGILRDGQEIAVKKLSKNSRQGLDEFKNEVMYIAKLQHRNLVKILGCCIQADERMLVYEFMPNKSLDFFIFDQAQCTLLDWPKRYHIISGIARGLLYLHQDSRLRIIHRDLKAGNILLDCEMNPKISDFGLARSFGGNETEANTNKVVGT is encoded by the exons ATGGACTGCATCCCTATACTTCTCTGCTGCTATTTGTTGCTCTGTACAACAATATACACTGCTGCTGACACCATGAATAGAACTCGATCTATCAGAGATGGTGAGTCCTTGGTATCACCTAGTGGAGTCTTTAAGTTGGGATTTTTCAGCCCAGGTACCTCCAAGGACCGATACTTGGGTATCTGGTACAACAAAATCCCTATCGTGACCGTAGTCTGGGTTGCCAACAGAGAAAACCCCGTCACAGATTTATCAAGTGTTTTAAAGATTAATGATCAAGGAAATCTAATCATTGTCACAAAAAATGACAGCATCATTTGGTCTTCCAACTCCAAAAGTTTTGCAAGGGATCCTGTTGCACAGCTTTTGGATTCAGGAAACTTTATTGTCAAAGATCTGGGTTATAATAATTCCGAAGTTTACTTGTGGCAGAGTTTTGACTATCCATCTGATACATTATTGCCTGGAATGAAGATTGGAAGGAATAGAGTAACAGGCTTAGATGCTAATATATCATCATGGAAGACGCCTGATGATCCTGCTCGAGGTAAGTTTACATTTGGGTTTGATCATAGTGGTTATCCTGAATTGATCTTAAGAAAAGATTCAACTAGGCTTTATCGCACTGGGCCATGGAATGGTTTGCGGTTCAGTGGTACACCTGCTCTAGAACCAAACCCCATTTTTAGCAATGGGTTCTCTTTTAATGAGGACGAGGTGTTCTACAAATATGAGCTTCTTAACAGCTCACTCTTTTCAAGGATGGTGATAAGCCAGGAGGGATATCTGGAGCAGTTTGTCTGGATTAGTCGATTACATGAGTGGAGTCTTTATCTTACATTAGTAGTAGACCAGTGTGACTTCTATTCGCAGTGTGGTGCATATGGTATCTGCAATATTGTAAAATCTCCAATGTGTAGTTGCTTGAAAGAATTTGTACCGAAAATTCCAAGAGACTGGTACATGTTGGATTGGTCAAGTGGTTGTGTTAGACAAACCCCGCTAACTTGCTCTCAAGATGGGTTTCTAAAGTTTTCTGCAGTAAAGTTGCCAGACACACGAGAATCTTGGTCTAACGTTGCTGGTTCAATGGTAATGGACATGTCTCTTAACGATTGCAGTTTCTTGTGCACGAGGAATTGCAACTGTACAGCTTATGCAAATTTGGACGTTAGGGGAGGAGGAAGTGATTGCTTGCTTTGGTTTAGTGACTTGCTTGATATTAGAGAATATACTGAAGGCGGACAGGATATTTATGTGAGGATGGCTGCATCAGAATTAG TTCACAACAACCTTCAGAATACTACTACTCCTACATCCAATGTCCAGAAATATAGAAAAGTTGTTGTAAGCTCTGTATTATCTATGGGATTGCTGCTTTTGGTCCTGGCCCTGATCTTGTACtggaaaaggaagaggcagaAAAATA GAAGAATGACAGGTATTCTGGAAAGAAATACAAATAACAAGGGCCAGAAAGAAGATCTAGAAGTAACATTGTTTGACATGGGCACAATTGCTTGCGCAACAAATAACTTTACTCTCATTAATAAACTTGGTGAAGGAGGTTTTGGCCCTGTTTATAAG GGAATATTGAGAGATGGACAGGAAATAGCTGTGAAGAAGCTCTCAAAGAATTCAAGACAAGGACTAGATGAGTTCAAGAACGAAGTCATGTATATTGCGAAATTACAGCACCGAAATTTAGTGAAGATCCTAGGATGTTGCATTCAAGCAGATGAGAGGATGTTGGTTTATGAGTTTATGCCTAATAAAAGCTTGgacttctttatttttg ATCAAGCACAGTGCACACTACTAGATTGGCCTAAGCGCTACCATATTATCAGTGGGATTGCTCGTGGACTACTTTACCTTCATCAAGATTCAAGACTCAGAATAATTCATAGAGATCTAAAAGCTGGAAATATTTTACTAGATTGTGAAATGAACCCTAAAATCTCAGACTTTGGACTAGCCAGAAGTTTTGGCGGAAATGAAACTGAAGCAAATACAAATAAGGTTGTGGGAACATA G
- the LOC112536376 gene encoding G-type lectin S-receptor-like serine/threonine-protein kinase At4g27290, which produces MLLRSRIHQWKSLPFLFSASLLISAFVTSTALDTISATQSIRDGGETIVSAGGMFELGFFSTGNPNNRYLGIWYKKISNGTVVWVANRETPLNNSSGVLELNDKGLLTLLNHENLTIWSSSTSRVVQNPLAQLLESGNLVVRDESDLETEDFLWQSFDYPDKTFLPGMKIGRLADGLEVHLSSWKTSDDPSPGNLAYQLDSSGLQIAITRNSAITARSGPWNGISFSGMPYLRPNPIYNYSFVSNQKGIYYTYDLVNTSVFTRLVLSQNGIMERYTWIDRTSDWGLYLTAPSDNCDTYALCGAYGSCDISNSPVCWCLNGFVPKFQNDWDRADWSGGCDRRAQLDCQKGDGFIRYPNIKLPDMKNFSINASMTLEECRIMCLNNCSCMAYANSDIRGSGSGCYLWFGELIDIKQYRDDGGQDLYIRMASSELDAEHVSSDQNKQVTVIASTISSIVMFLVVLGIGLFIVKKKRKKKQNAQGKWENNPEESYSFDNHDEDLELPYFDFSIIAKATDDFAFNNMLGEGGFGPVYKGILKEGQEVAVKRLSKDSRQGVDEFKNEVKCIAKLQHRNLVKLLGYCIHLEEKMLIYEYMPNKSLDCYIFDETRSKLLDWSMRFRIINGISRGLLYLHQDSRLRIIHRDLKLSNILLDNDMNPKISDFGMARSFGGNETEANTNRVVGTYGYMSPEYAIDGLFSVKSDVFSFGVLILEIVSGKKNRRFSHPDHQLNLLGHAWNLFKEGRYLELIDALIKESCNLSEVLRSVHVGLLCVQHAPEDRPSMSSVVLMLGGEGALPEPKEPGFFTRRKFFETESSSSKHESCSVNELTITMIDVR; this is translated from the exons ATGTTGCTGAGAAGCAGAATACACCAATGGAAATCTTTACCATTTCTCTTTTCTGCTTCTCTTTTAATCTCTGCCTTCGTAACATCCACAGCCCTGGACACAATATCTGCAACTCAATCTATTAGGGATGGCGGTGAAACTATAGTATCAGCTGGTGGCATGTTTGAATTGGGATTTTTCAGCACAGGAAATCCTAACAATCGATACTTGGGGATATGGTACAAAAAGATTTCTAATGGAACTGTTGTATGGGTTGCCAATAGAGAAACTCCACTCAACAATTCATCAGGGGTACTGGAGTTGAATGATAAGGGACTTCTTACTCTTCTCAATCATGAAAACTTGACCATATGGTCTTCCAGTACATCAAGAGTTGTGCAGAATCCTCTCGCGCAGCTTTTGGAGTCAGGAAATCTTGTTGTCAGGGATGAAAGTGACCTTGAAACAGAAGATTTCTTGTGGCAAAGTTTTGATTATCCTGACAAAACATTTCTCCCAGGAATGAAGATTGGAAGACTGGCTGATGGCTTGGAAGTTCATTTATCATCATGGAAGACCTCAGATGATCCTTCTCCAGGTAACTTGGCTTATCAACTTGATTCCAGTGGTTTACAGATAGCTATCACACGAAATTCAGCTATCACGGCTCGATCTGGGCCATGGAATGGTATTAGCTTTAGTGGGATGCCTTATTTAAGGCCAAATCCAATTTATAACTATTCATTCGTTTCGAATCAAAAGGGAATATACTATACCTATGATCTAGTTAATACCTCAGTTTTTACAAGGCTCGTTTTGAGTCAGAATGGTATAATGGAGCGGTACACATGGATTGATCGGACAAGCGATTGGGGTCTATACTTAACTGCACCATCAGATAATTGTGATACATATGCATTATGCGGTGCTTACGGTAGTTGTGACATTAGCAACTCACCTGTATGTTGGTGTTTAAATGGATTCGTGCCAAAATTCCAAAATGATTGGGATAGAGCAGATTGGTCAGGCGGATGTGATCGAAGGGCGCAATTGGATTGCCAGAAAGGAGATGGGTTCATAAGGTATCCGAATATTAAATTGCCTGACATGAAGAATTTCTCAATCAATGCAAGCATGACCCTAGAGGAATGTAGGATAATGTGCTTGAACAACTGTTCTTGTATGGCTTATGCCAATTCAGATATCAGAGGAAGTGGAAGCGGATGCTACTTGTGGTTCGGAGAACTTATTGACATCAAACAATACAGAGATGATGGCGGGCAAGATCTTTACATTAGGATGGCTTCTTCTGAATTAG ATGCTGAACATGTGAGCTCCGATCAGAACAAACAAGTGACGGTCATAGCAAGCACAATATCATCAATAGTAATGTTTCTGGTTGTCCTCGGTATAGGCTTGTTCATagtgaaaaagaagagaaagaagaagcaaaatgcACAAG GGAAGTGGGAAAACAATCCGGAGGAAAGCTACTCTTTTGATAACCATGACGAAGATCTGGAGCTACCCTATTTTGACTTCAGCATAATAGCTAAAGCTACAGATGACTTCGCATTCAACAATATGCTTGGAGAGGGCGGTTTTGGACCTGTCTATAAG GGCATTCTTAAAGAAGGACAAGAAGTTGCTGTTAAGAGGCTCTCCAAGGATTCTAGACAAGGGGTTGATGAGTTCAAGAATGAAGTCAAATGCATTGCCAAACTTCAGCACAGAAACCTGGTGAAGCTTCTAGGATATTGCATTCATCTAGAAGAGAAGATGTTGATCTATGAATACATGCCTAATAAAAGCCTAGACTGCTATATTTTTG ATGAAACACGAAGCAAGTTACTGGACTGGAGTATGAGGTTCCGCATCATTAATGGAATTTCCAGGGGACTTCTCTATCTTCATCAAGATTCTAGACTAAGAATTATTCATAGAGATCTCAAATTGAGTAACATTTTACTAGATAATGATATGAATCCAAAAATCTCAGATTTTGGAATGGCTAGGAGTTTTGGGGGCAATGAAACCGAAGCAAATACGAATAGAGTAGTTGGAACATa TGGTTATATGTCACCAGAGTATGCTATTGATGGATTGTTCTCAGTAAAATCTGATGTATTTAGTTTTGGAGTTTTAATATTGGAGATAGTTAGTggaaagaaaaacagaagatTTAGTCATCCAGACCATCAACTTAACCTTCTTGGGCAT GCGTGGAATCTCTTCAAAGAAGGAAGATATCTAGAGCTTATTGACGCATTAATAAAGGAATCCTGCAATCTATCAGAAGTGTTACGATCAGTTCATGTTGGTCTATTATGTGTGCAACATGCTCCAGAAGATAGACCAAGCATGTCATCTGTGGTTCTAATGTTGGGTGGTGAAGGTGCTTTGCCTGAGCCTAAAGAACCAGGATTTTTCACTAGAAGAAAGTTTTTTGAAACTGAATCTTCCTCGAGCAAACATGAATCATGTTCTGTTAATGAACTTACAATTACAATGATTGATGTTCGGTGA